In Spinacia oleracea cultivar Varoflay chromosome 5, BTI_SOV_V1, whole genome shotgun sequence, a single window of DNA contains:
- the LOC110779031 gene encoding uncharacterized protein has product MKKIEGENGSEEGEIKREGGERKRWNRKPERAQGSLSLGIGEARSFYEVKHLQQCVKDELIDLSDNNNLDHDYVYGFRIETCVDRYMEYDEEVMMRAAVEQSLFENGGGRRPTPANEAAIKGLERLMIKDNEDTNCSICLEEFDVNKEEKRFKVTMPCKHEFHESCIIQWLHTNHVCPLCRYQLPVMGDSKE; this is encoded by the exons ATGAAGAAGATCGAAGGAGAAAACGGGAGTGAGGAAGGAGAGATCAAAcgggaaggaggagagagaaaacggtgGAACAGGAAGCCAGAAAGGGCTCAGGGCAGTTTA TCTTTGGGCATTGGTGAGGCACGATCTTTTTACGAGGTTAAACATCTACAACAATGTGTTAAAGATGAATTAATAGATTTATCTGACAATAATAATCTTGATCATGATTATGTTTATGGTTTCCGTATTGAGACTTGTGTTGATCGTTACATGGAATATGATGAGGAGGTAATGATGAGGGCGGCGGTAGAACAGTCGTTATTCGAGAATGGCGGAGGACGACGACCTACACCAGCAAACGAGGCGGCTATCAAGGGATTAGAGAGGTTGATGATCAAAGATAATGAAGATACTAATTGTTCAATTTGTCTTGAAGAATTTGATGTTaacaaggaagagaaaaggTTCAAGGTAACGATGCCGTGTAAGCATGAGTTTCATGAGAGTTGTATAATTCAGTGGCTTCATACTAATCATGTTTGTCCTCTTTGCCGATATCAGTTGCCGGTTATGGGTGATTCTAAGGAGTAA
- the LOC130461804 gene encoding NEP1-interacting protein-like 1 — MAMAMAMAMAMAMAMAMTHHRCFDEARAFDELQCLQYNVEEELVDSFTHLDGDYVYPYVILTHVDHHMEYDEEEESFEDIVGLTPASEAAIESLERLMIKDNEGDIDNCSICLEQFFNNNKHKSFKLIMPCNHQFHEGCIIQWLRKNHVCPLCRYHLPIVDHSN, encoded by the exons ATGGCAATGGCAATGGCAATGGCAATGGCAATGGCAATGGCAATGGCAATGACCCACCATCGGT GCTTCGATGAGGCACGTGCCTTTGATGAGTTGCAGTGTTTACAATACAATGTTGAGGAAGAATTAGTTGATTCATTTACTCATCTTGATGGAGATTATGTGTACCCTTACGTAATTCTGACTCATGTTGATCATCATATGGAGTACGATGAAGAGGAAGAATCGTTTGAGGATATCGTGGGGCTTACTCCGGCAAGCGAGGCGGCTATCGAGTCATTGGAGAGGTTGATGATCAAAGATAATGAGGGGGATATTGATAATTGTTCAATTTGTCTTGAACAATTTTTTAATAACAACAAACACAAAAGCTTCAAGCTCATCATGCCATGTAACCATCAATTTCACGAGGGTTGTATAATTCAGTGGCTTCGTAAAAATCATGTTTGCCCTCTTTGTCGATATCACTTGCCAATCGTCGATCATTCTAATTAA